In Gambusia affinis linkage group LG06, SWU_Gaff_1.0, whole genome shotgun sequence, one DNA window encodes the following:
- the LOC122833142 gene encoding F-box only protein 40 isoform X2, with translation MAKGTKMANGIHDHCDKCYSVSCQAPVNLSISCVVIKCHKNCGATFHMCKQEEHQLLCPNETVSCFNVDFGCPLKMPRHKSAKHLEVCPASVVCCSQEWNRWPVPETDMTFYRNVSESLRLNTEANLDVALALRDQGLLFQSIKMKSLFPEMMEEEPASPNISNGVNNSVEDTSCSLDCGEFTENCRAEMEGRELSQEETDALAKDGNVASSQNYNTWEKIFKKDKEGCNRAAKCLNNGGKEEEREEQKSLNCEVQKVGNRNSHQPEVNDSINMNGATGLAPWQDGVLERLGKEVNIAEYNMYLVHNGAMLIDFGQLAACTPREKDFVYGNLEPIEVQTVRSFNVPASYRAKRSHLKDPSHKAKTAQQSVDTLDLDVSVEHLPMSEEVSATLLCSLEKELKGHLISESVATDGLYVDIATQTYNFSSAPFKANATLADVIAERPCGLYVDVETEPVTRRHNKISSSFSYMCGHSFRRDEFQSHFRNAHCDIQASLSGWFQQRCPLAYLGCTFSQIRFHPSGQEATIKYRQDVSTFVLQPHFSSFTDAEKSLNPQGSAGQDFDGLSSLPLEILQHIVGYLDSFTLSQLSQVSCLMREVCATLLQDRGMVFLEWKKKTYSHGGSSWKSWKKIWRFSSLFSPVDRWSFSNAPSMSEHLKSCSFYQREERREPAALACLQEVREKHQELKHKR, from the exons ATG gcaaaaggaacaaaaatggCAAATGGTATCCATGATCACTGTGACAAGTGTTACAGTGTAAGCTGTCAAGCCCCGGTGAACCTTTCCATCTCATGTGTGGTCATTAAGTGTCACAAAAACTGTGGCGCCACCTTTCATATGTGTAAGCAAGAAGAGCACCAGCTTCTCTGTCCAAACGAGACGGTGTCTTGCTTCAATGTTGACTTTGGCTGTCCGCTCAAAATGCCTCGCCACAAGTCAGCCAAACACCTGGAGGTCTGCCCAGCCAGTGTTGTCTGCTGCTCTCAGGAGTGGAACCGCTGGCCTGTTCCTGAAACAGACATGACCTTTTACAGAAACGTTTCTGAAAGTCTTCGACTGAACACTGAGGCAAACCTTGACGTTGCTCTGGCACTCCGGGATCAAGGCCTGCTGTTTCAGtccattaaaatgaaaagcctTTTTCCTGAGATGATGGAGGAAGAGCCTGCCTCTCCAAATATTTCCAATGGAGTTAACAATTCTGTTGAGGACACTTCCTGCTCCTTAGATTGTGGTGAATTTACAGAAAATTGCAGAGCAGAGATGGAGGGAAGAGAATTGAGTCAAGAAGAGACAGATGCCTTGGCAAAAGATGGGAATGTGGCAAGCAGCCAAAATTACAATACATGggagaaaatatttaagaaggATAAGGAAGGGTGCAACCGAGCTGCTAAATGCTTAAATAatggaggaaaagaggaagaaagagaagagCAAAAATCTTTAAACTGTGAAGTACAAAAGGTGGGAAACAGAAACTCACATCAACCTGAGGTTAATGACTCTATAAATATGAACGGGGCAACTGGCCTAGCACCTTGGCAGGATGGTGTCCTAGAAAGGTTGGGCAAAGAAGTCAATATTGCAGAATATAACATGTACCTGGTGCACAACGGGGCAATGCTAATTGACTTTGGTCAACTTGCTGCGTGCACTCCAAGAGAGAAGGACTTTGTTTACGGTAATCTGGAGCCAATCGAGGTTCAGACTGTCCGCTCGTTTAATGTTCCTGCCAGCTACCGAGCAAAGCGCAGTCACCTGAAGGACCCATCACACAAGGCCAAAACTGCACAACAGAGTGTGGATACTCTAGATTTGGACGTGTCTGTTGAACATCTTCCCATGTCTGAAGAGGTCAGTGCAACACTTCTCTGTTCCCTCGAAAAAGAACTGAAAGGacatttaatttcagagagTGTTGCGACAGATGGTCTTTATGTAGATATAGCAACACAAACGTACAACTTTTCTTCTGCCCCCTTCAAAGCAAATGCAACTCTAGCTGATGTCATTGCAGAAAGACCTTGTGGCCTTTATGTTGATGTTGAAACTGAACCTGTCACCAGAAGACACAACAAAATCAGCTCATCTTTCAGCTACATGTGTGGCCACTCCTTCCGCCGCGATGAATTCCAGTCTCATTTCAGGAATGCTCACTGTGACATACAGGCCTCTCTAAGTGGCTGGTTTCAACAGCGCTGCCCCTTGGCATACCTCGGCTGTACTTTTTCCCAGATAAGGTTTCACCCTTCAGGTCAAGAAGCTACAATCAAATACCGCCAAGATGTCAGCACCTTTGTACTCCAGCCACACTTCTCATCCTTCACAGACGCTGAGAAAAGTCTGAATCCTCAAGGAAGTGCTGGTCAAGATTTCGATGGCCTCAGCAGTCTACCTCTTGAGATCCTTCAACATATTGTTGGCTACCTTGACAGTTTTACTCTGTCTCAGCTATCACAAGTTTCCTGTCTGATGAGAGAAGTTTGTGCCACCCTGTTGCAGGACAGAGGAATGGTGTTTTtggagtggaagaaaaagacatATTCTCATGGTGGAAGTTCGtggaaaagttggaaaaaa ATCTGGAGGTTCAGCTCTCTGTTTTCTCCGGTGGACCGCTGGAGCTTCAGTAATGCTCCTTCCATGTCGGAGCACCTGAAAAGCTGCTCTTTCTATCAGAGAGAGGAGCGCAGGGAGCCGGCGGCTCTGGCCTGCCTGCAAGAGGTCAGAGAAAAACACCAAGAATTGAAGCACAAAAGATAA
- the ttc36 gene encoding tetratricopeptide repeat protein 36 — MASAHDRAVLQAIFNPTTPFGDVSALNQEEELIDDDRGFDMELLKQVRELEMRGVSAAEAGELQAALQLFNQAVHILPQRASAYNNRAQALRLLGDTAGALQDLDQAISLSGGTGRSACQALVQRGLLRRLACQNDEARADFEKAAALGSEFARQQAVLLNPYAALCNKMLSEVINNLRNPKLPEME, encoded by the exons ATGGCTTCAGCACATGACAGAGCTGTTCTCCAGGCTATATTCAATCCCACCACCCCCTTTGGAGATGTTTCTGCCCTGAACCAAGAGGAAGAATTAATTGATGATG ACAGGGGTTTTGACATGGAGTTGCTGAAGCAAGTGAGAGAGCTGGAGATGCGGGGTGTCTCAGCGGCAGAGGCTGGGGAGTTGCAAGCCGCTCTTCAGCTGTTCAACCAGGCCGTCCACATCCTGCCTCAGCGAGCTTCTGCCTATAACAACCGGGCCCAAGCCCTGCGGCTGCTGGGGGACACAGCAG GAGCCCTGCAGGATCTCGATCAAGCCATCTCCCTCAGCGGCGGTACAGGACGCAGCGCCTGCCAGGCTCTGGTACAGAGAGGCCTCCTGCGGAGACTAGCGTGCCAGAATGATGAGGCCAGGGCGGATTTTGAGAAAGCGGCTGCTCTCGGAAGCGAATTTGCTCGACAGCAGGCAGTGCTTCTTAATCCGTATGCAGCTCTGTGCAACAAAATGCTGTCAGAGGTGATCAACAATCTTCGCAACCCCAAGTTGCCAGAGATGGAGTAG
- the LOC122833142 gene encoding F-box only protein 40 isoform X1: protein MLSAPTRLLPVTSAPVLFLLSFPFQAKGTKMANGIHDHCDKCYSVSCQAPVNLSISCVVIKCHKNCGATFHMCKQEEHQLLCPNETVSCFNVDFGCPLKMPRHKSAKHLEVCPASVVCCSQEWNRWPVPETDMTFYRNVSESLRLNTEANLDVALALRDQGLLFQSIKMKSLFPEMMEEEPASPNISNGVNNSVEDTSCSLDCGEFTENCRAEMEGRELSQEETDALAKDGNVASSQNYNTWEKIFKKDKEGCNRAAKCLNNGGKEEEREEQKSLNCEVQKVGNRNSHQPEVNDSINMNGATGLAPWQDGVLERLGKEVNIAEYNMYLVHNGAMLIDFGQLAACTPREKDFVYGNLEPIEVQTVRSFNVPASYRAKRSHLKDPSHKAKTAQQSVDTLDLDVSVEHLPMSEEVSATLLCSLEKELKGHLISESVATDGLYVDIATQTYNFSSAPFKANATLADVIAERPCGLYVDVETEPVTRRHNKISSSFSYMCGHSFRRDEFQSHFRNAHCDIQASLSGWFQQRCPLAYLGCTFSQIRFHPSGQEATIKYRQDVSTFVLQPHFSSFTDAEKSLNPQGSAGQDFDGLSSLPLEILQHIVGYLDSFTLSQLSQVSCLMREVCATLLQDRGMVFLEWKKKTYSHGGSSWKSWKKIWRFSSLFSPVDRWSFSNAPSMSEHLKSCSFYQREERREPAALACLQEVREKHQELKHKR from the exons ATGCTGTCCGCTCCCACCCGTCTTCTACCGGTAACCTCAgctcctgttttgtttcttctctcctTTCCTTTTCAG gcaaaaggaacaaaaatggCAAATGGTATCCATGATCACTGTGACAAGTGTTACAGTGTAAGCTGTCAAGCCCCGGTGAACCTTTCCATCTCATGTGTGGTCATTAAGTGTCACAAAAACTGTGGCGCCACCTTTCATATGTGTAAGCAAGAAGAGCACCAGCTTCTCTGTCCAAACGAGACGGTGTCTTGCTTCAATGTTGACTTTGGCTGTCCGCTCAAAATGCCTCGCCACAAGTCAGCCAAACACCTGGAGGTCTGCCCAGCCAGTGTTGTCTGCTGCTCTCAGGAGTGGAACCGCTGGCCTGTTCCTGAAACAGACATGACCTTTTACAGAAACGTTTCTGAAAGTCTTCGACTGAACACTGAGGCAAACCTTGACGTTGCTCTGGCACTCCGGGATCAAGGCCTGCTGTTTCAGtccattaaaatgaaaagcctTTTTCCTGAGATGATGGAGGAAGAGCCTGCCTCTCCAAATATTTCCAATGGAGTTAACAATTCTGTTGAGGACACTTCCTGCTCCTTAGATTGTGGTGAATTTACAGAAAATTGCAGAGCAGAGATGGAGGGAAGAGAATTGAGTCAAGAAGAGACAGATGCCTTGGCAAAAGATGGGAATGTGGCAAGCAGCCAAAATTACAATACATGggagaaaatatttaagaaggATAAGGAAGGGTGCAACCGAGCTGCTAAATGCTTAAATAatggaggaaaagaggaagaaagagaagagCAAAAATCTTTAAACTGTGAAGTACAAAAGGTGGGAAACAGAAACTCACATCAACCTGAGGTTAATGACTCTATAAATATGAACGGGGCAACTGGCCTAGCACCTTGGCAGGATGGTGTCCTAGAAAGGTTGGGCAAAGAAGTCAATATTGCAGAATATAACATGTACCTGGTGCACAACGGGGCAATGCTAATTGACTTTGGTCAACTTGCTGCGTGCACTCCAAGAGAGAAGGACTTTGTTTACGGTAATCTGGAGCCAATCGAGGTTCAGACTGTCCGCTCGTTTAATGTTCCTGCCAGCTACCGAGCAAAGCGCAGTCACCTGAAGGACCCATCACACAAGGCCAAAACTGCACAACAGAGTGTGGATACTCTAGATTTGGACGTGTCTGTTGAACATCTTCCCATGTCTGAAGAGGTCAGTGCAACACTTCTCTGTTCCCTCGAAAAAGAACTGAAAGGacatttaatttcagagagTGTTGCGACAGATGGTCTTTATGTAGATATAGCAACACAAACGTACAACTTTTCTTCTGCCCCCTTCAAAGCAAATGCAACTCTAGCTGATGTCATTGCAGAAAGACCTTGTGGCCTTTATGTTGATGTTGAAACTGAACCTGTCACCAGAAGACACAACAAAATCAGCTCATCTTTCAGCTACATGTGTGGCCACTCCTTCCGCCGCGATGAATTCCAGTCTCATTTCAGGAATGCTCACTGTGACATACAGGCCTCTCTAAGTGGCTGGTTTCAACAGCGCTGCCCCTTGGCATACCTCGGCTGTACTTTTTCCCAGATAAGGTTTCACCCTTCAGGTCAAGAAGCTACAATCAAATACCGCCAAGATGTCAGCACCTTTGTACTCCAGCCACACTTCTCATCCTTCACAGACGCTGAGAAAAGTCTGAATCCTCAAGGAAGTGCTGGTCAAGATTTCGATGGCCTCAGCAGTCTACCTCTTGAGATCCTTCAACATATTGTTGGCTACCTTGACAGTTTTACTCTGTCTCAGCTATCACAAGTTTCCTGTCTGATGAGAGAAGTTTGTGCCACCCTGTTGCAGGACAGAGGAATGGTGTTTTtggagtggaagaaaaagacatATTCTCATGGTGGAAGTTCGtggaaaagttggaaaaaa ATCTGGAGGTTCAGCTCTCTGTTTTCTCCGGTGGACCGCTGGAGCTTCAGTAATGCTCCTTCCATGTCGGAGCACCTGAAAAGCTGCTCTTTCTATCAGAGAGAGGAGCGCAGGGAGCCGGCGGCTCTGGCCTGCCTGCAAGAGGTCAGAGAAAAACACCAAGAATTGAAGCACAAAAGATAA